A genome region from Schistocerca americana isolate TAMUIC-IGC-003095 chromosome 1, iqSchAmer2.1, whole genome shotgun sequence includes the following:
- the LOC124618877 gene encoding tubulin alpha-1 chain-like, whose translation MRECISIHVGQAGTQIGNACWELYCLEHGIQPDGQMPSDKTIGGGDDSFNTFFSETGAGKHVPRAVFVDLEPTVVDEVRTGTYRQLFHPEQLITGKEDAANNYARGHYTIGKEIVDIVLDRIRKLADQCTGLQGFLIFHSFGGGTGSGFTSLLMERLSVDYGKKSKLEFAIYPAPQVSTAVVEPYNSILTTHTTLEHSDCAFMCDNEAIYDICRRNLDIERPTYTNLNRLIGQIVSSITASLRFDGALNVDLTEFQTNLVPYPRIHFPLVTYAPVISAEKAYHEQLSVAEITNACFEPANQMVKCDPRHGKYMACCMLYRGDVVPKDVNAAIATIKTKRTIQFVDWCPTGFKVGINYQPPTVVPGGDLAKVQRAVCMLSNTTAIAEAWARLDHKFDLMYAKRAFVHWYVGEGMEEGEFSEAREDLAALEKDYEEVGMDSVEGEGEGAEEY comes from the exons ATG CGTGAATGTATTTCAATCCATGTTGGTCAAGCGGGGACCCAGATTGGTAACGCTTGCTGGGAACTTTATTGCCTGGAACATGGCATCCAGCCGGATGGGCAGATGCCCTCAGACAAGACTATTGGAGGCGGCGATGACAGCTTCAATACATTTTTTAGCGAAACTGGTGCTGGGAAACATGTACCACGTGCGGTGTTCGTGGATTTGGAACCGACGGTTGTTG ATGAGGTGCGTACGGGCACCTACAGACAGCTGTTCCACCCGGAACAATTGATTACAGGCAAGGAAGATGCTGCAAATAACTATGCTCGTGGTCACTATACAATTGGAAAGGAAATAGTGGATATTGTGCTGGATCGAATTCGCAAGCTTGCTGACCAGTGTACTGGGCTTCAAGGATTCTTGATCTTTCATTCCTTTGGGGGTGGTACTGGTTCAGGCTTTACGTCACTTTTGATGGAACGTCTGTCTGTCGATTATGGCAAAAAGAGCAAACTGGAATTTGCTATTTACCCAGCTCCTCAG GTGTCAACAGCAGTTGTAGAGCCATACAACTCCATCCTTACCACTCACACCACTTTGGAACATTCCGATTGTGCTTTCATGTGTGATAATGAAGCTATCTATGACATTTGCCGCCGAAACTTGGACATTGAACGGCCGACTTACACCAATCTGAACAGGCTGATTGGCCAGATTGTATCCTCAATCACGGCATCTCTTCGCTTTGATGGAGCTCTTAATGTGGACTTAACAGAATTCCAGACCAACTTGGTTCCCTACCCTCGTATCCATTTCCCACTTGTTACCTATGCTCCTGTAATCTCTGCAGAAAAGGCTTACCATGAGCAACTTTCTGTGGCAGAAATAACCAATGCTTGTTTTGAACCTGCCAACCAGATGGTGAAATGTGATCCAAGACACGGAAAGTACATGGCATGTTGTATGCTATATAGAGGGGATGTTGTGCCAAAGGATGTAAATGCTGCCATTGCAACAATTAAGACAAAGCGTACCATCCAGTTTGTGGATTGGTGTCCAACCGGCTTCAAG GTGGGAATAAATTACCAACCTCCTACTGTGGTACCTGGTGGTGATCTTGCGAAGGTTCAGCGTGCTGTTTGCATGCTGTCAAACACAACTGCAATTGCAGAGGCCTGGGCTCGTCTTGACCACAAATTTGATTTGATGTATGCCAAGAGAGCGTTTGTCCACTGGTATGTTGGTGAGGGTATGGAGGAAGGAGAGTTTTCAGAAGCTCGTGAAGATCTGGCTGCTCTCGAAAAGGATTATGAGGAAGTTGGTATGGATTCTGTTGAAGGGGAAGGTGAAGGAGCAGAAGAGTACTAA